One Mycobacterium sp. SMC-4 DNA window includes the following coding sequences:
- a CDS encoding cytochrome c oxidase subunit 4, with protein sequence MHIESRLFEFLTAFFALCAIVYGGLTAVFANGGVEWAGTTALVLTTGLTLIVGTFFRFIARRLDTRPEDYEDAEIADGAGELGFFPAHSWWPILIALAASVTAVGMAFFLPWLIVAGVAFVLASVCGLVFEYHIGPEKH encoded by the coding sequence ATGCATATCGAATCCCGGTTGTTCGAGTTCCTGACGGCGTTCTTCGCGCTGTGCGCGATCGTCTACGGCGGGCTGACCGCGGTTTTCGCCAATGGCGGTGTGGAATGGGCGGGCACCACCGCGTTGGTGCTCACCACCGGTCTGACCTTGATCGTCGGTACGTTCTTCCGCTTCATTGCTCGTCGTCTCGATACCCGACCCGAGGACTACGAGGACGCCGAGATCGCCGATGGAGCCGGGGAACTCGGCTTCTTCCCGGCGCACAGCTGGTGGCCCATTCTCATCGCGCTGGCTGCCTCGGTCACCGCGGTCGGCATGGCGTTCTTCCTGCCCTGGCTGATCGTCGCGGGCGTGGCTTTCGTGCTGGCCAGCGTGTGTGGGCTGGTGTTCGAGTACCACATTGGACCTGAGAAGCACTAA
- a CDS encoding cytochrome c oxidase subunit II, protein MVGGANVSARGLKLVALSLLLGGTAVLLSGCSWSEVLGLGWPKGITPEAHLNRELWIGSLVAALVVGAIVYILLFWTTLFHRKKKDDTELPRQFGYNMPLELALTVTPFLIISVLFYFTVVVQERMLHKEPNPEVVIDVTAFQWNWKFGYQSVNFADGTLTYDGTDNERKEAMVSRPQGTDSHGRESYGAIRGNNPEDRSYLNYNEIETLGSSNEIPVLVLPSGKRIEFQIASADVIHAFWVPEFLFKRDVNPNPENNNSDNIFQVSEILETGAFVGRCAEMCGTYHSMMNFEVRVVEPNDFKAYLDQRLAGRSNSEALEAINQSPVAVTTRPFDTRRGEGAPEIQQANR, encoded by the coding sequence TTGGTAGGAGGCGCCAACGTGTCCGCTCGCGGCCTTAAGTTGGTGGCATTGTCCCTGCTCCTGGGAGGGACGGCGGTCCTGCTCAGCGGATGCAGCTGGTCGGAGGTCCTCGGGCTTGGGTGGCCCAAAGGCATCACACCCGAAGCCCACCTGAACCGGGAACTGTGGATCGGCTCGTTGGTCGCCGCGCTCGTCGTCGGCGCCATCGTCTACATCTTGCTGTTCTGGACCACGCTGTTCCACCGCAAGAAGAAGGACGACACCGAGCTGCCGCGCCAGTTCGGCTACAACATGCCGCTGGAACTGGCGTTGACCGTGACGCCGTTCCTGATCATCTCGGTGCTGTTCTACTTCACCGTTGTGGTGCAGGAACGGATGCTGCACAAGGAGCCCAACCCCGAGGTCGTCATCGACGTGACCGCGTTCCAGTGGAACTGGAAGTTCGGCTACCAGTCGGTGAACTTCGCCGACGGCACGCTGACCTATGACGGCACCGACAACGAGCGCAAGGAAGCGATGGTTTCCCGTCCGCAGGGCACCGACAGCCACGGACGCGAGAGCTACGGAGCGATCCGTGGTAACAACCCTGAGGACCGCAGTTACCTGAACTACAACGAGATCGAGACGCTGGGGTCGTCCAACGAGATCCCGGTGCTGGTGTTGCCGTCAGGTAAGCGGATCGAGTTCCAGATCGCCTCTGCCGACGTGATCCACGCGTTCTGGGTACCGGAGTTCCTGTTCAAGCGGGACGTCAATCCGAATCCCGAGAACAACAACTCGGACAACATCTTCCAGGTCAGCGAGATTCTGGAGACCGGCGCCTTCGTCGGCCGCTGCGCCGAAATGTGCGGCACCTATCACTCGATGATGAATTTCGAGGTCCGGGTCGTCGAGCCCAACGACTTCAAGGCGTACCTCGATCAGCGTCTGGCCGGGCGGTCGAACTCCGAGGCTCTGGAGGCGATCAACCAGTCTCCGGTCGCGGTGACCACCCGCCCGTTCGACACGCGCCGCGGTGAGGGTGCTCCCGAAATCCAGCAGGCGAACAGGTAG
- the asnB gene encoding asparagine synthase (glutamine-hydrolyzing): MCGLLALVTDSATEVSSSTVDTISGATALMRHRGPDEPGTWHDERVVLGFNRLSIIDIAHSHQPLRWGPPEAPQRYALVFNGEIYNYLELRDALHAEFDAEFHTDGDGETILAAYHHWGTAALTRLRGMFAFALWDSAEQELLCARDPFGIKPLYMATGRGGTVVGSEKKCLLEVAEPLGIDLTLDDRAVQHYTVLQYVPEPETLHRGIRRLESGSYARVRPGQTPQITRYFTPTFDAIPFPASGSEQQQRYDEITAVLEDSVAKHMRADVTVGAFLSGGIDSTAIAALAMRHNPRLITFTTGFEREGFSEVDVAVASAEAIGARHVTKVVSQEEFVAALPEIVWYLDEPVADPALVPLFFIAREARKHVKVVLSGEGADELFGGYTIYREPLSLKPFDYLPRGLRKSVRRFADPLPEGMRGKSLLHRGSLTLEERYYGNARSFSDAQLRAVLPRFRPDWTHTDVTAAVYARSQGWDPVARMQHVDLFTWLRGDILVKADKMTMANSLELRVPFLDPEVFAVASRLPYEQKITRSTTKYALRRALEPIIPAHVLHRPKLGFPVPIRHWLRAGELLDWAYATVAASGAGDYVDLAAVRAMLDEHRTGATDHSRRLWTVLIFLLWYAIFVDETVRPTIGEPSYPVQL, from the coding sequence GTGTGCGGACTGCTGGCGTTGGTGACCGACTCTGCAACTGAGGTGTCTTCGAGCACCGTCGACACCATCTCCGGGGCCACCGCGCTGATGCGCCATCGCGGCCCGGACGAGCCGGGCACCTGGCACGACGAGCGCGTGGTGCTGGGTTTCAATCGGCTCTCGATCATCGACATCGCCCACAGCCATCAGCCACTGCGCTGGGGCCCGCCGGAGGCACCGCAACGGTATGCGCTGGTGTTCAACGGCGAGATCTACAACTACCTGGAGCTGCGCGACGCGCTGCACGCCGAGTTCGACGCCGAGTTCCACACCGACGGCGACGGCGAGACGATCCTGGCCGCCTACCACCATTGGGGCACCGCCGCGTTGACCCGGCTGCGCGGCATGTTCGCCTTCGCGCTGTGGGACAGCGCCGAACAGGAATTGCTGTGCGCACGCGACCCGTTCGGCATCAAACCGCTGTACATGGCCACCGGCCGCGGCGGCACCGTGGTGGGCAGCGAGAAGAAATGCCTGCTGGAGGTCGCGGAGCCGCTGGGAATCGACCTGACGCTCGACGACAGGGCGGTGCAGCACTACACGGTGCTGCAGTACGTGCCAGAGCCCGAGACCCTGCACCGCGGTATCCGGCGGCTGGAGTCGGGCAGTTACGCACGTGTGCGTCCCGGGCAGACGCCGCAGATCACCCGCTACTTCACGCCGACGTTCGACGCGATCCCCTTCCCGGCCTCGGGGTCCGAACAGCAGCAGCGCTACGACGAAATCACCGCGGTGCTGGAGGACTCGGTGGCCAAGCACATGCGCGCCGACGTGACCGTCGGGGCGTTCCTGTCCGGAGGCATCGACTCGACCGCGATCGCCGCGCTGGCCATGCGGCACAATCCGCGGCTGATCACCTTCACCACCGGTTTCGAGCGTGAAGGTTTCTCAGAGGTGGACGTCGCGGTCGCATCGGCCGAGGCCATCGGCGCGCGCCACGTCACCAAGGTGGTCAGCCAAGAGGAGTTCGTCGCGGCGCTGCCCGAGATCGTCTGGTACCTCGACGAGCCGGTCGCCGACCCTGCGCTCGTGCCGCTGTTCTTCATCGCCCGAGAGGCGCGCAAACACGTCAAGGTTGTGCTCTCCGGTGAGGGTGCCGACGAGTTGTTCGGCGGCTACACGATCTACCGCGAGCCACTGTCGCTCAAACCCTTCGATTACCTCCCGCGCGGGTTACGCAAGTCGGTCCGACGGTTCGCCGACCCGCTGCCGGAGGGCATGCGCGGCAAGAGCCTGCTGCATCGCGGTTCGCTGACGCTCGAAGAGCGCTACTACGGCAACGCCCGCAGCTTCTCCGACGCGCAGCTGCGCGCGGTGTTGCCGCGGTTCCGGCCGGACTGGACCCATACCGACGTCACCGCGGCGGTGTACGCCCGGTCGCAGGGCTGGGATCCGGTGGCGCGGATGCAGCACGTGGACCTGTTCACCTGGCTGCGCGGCGACATTCTGGTCAAGGCCGACAAGATGACGATGGCGAACTCGTTGGAACTGCGGGTGCCGTTCCTGGATCCCGAGGTGTTCGCGGTGGCCTCCCGGCTGCCCTACGAGCAGAAGATCACCCGGTCGACGACGAAGTACGCGTTGCGCCGCGCGCTGGAGCCGATCATCCCGGCGCATGTGCTGCACCGACCCAAGCTCGGCTTCCCGGTCCCGATCCGGCACTGGCTGCGCGCCGGTGAACTACTGGACTGGGCGTACGCGACGGTGGCCGCCTCCGGAGCCGGTGACTATGTCGACCTGGCGGCGGTCCGGGCGATGCTCGACGAGCACCGCACCGGCGCCACCGATCACAGCCGCCGGTTGTGGACCGTGCTGATTTTCCTGCTGTGGTACGCGATCTTCGTCGACGAGACGGTCAGGCCCACCATCGGCGAGCCCAGCTACCCGGTGCAGCTTTAG
- a CDS encoding MmpS family protein, which translates to MSGPNPPGRDSGGADLPGEEPGQPSSEDPTADAAGAEGGASGPPAQEEYPRAYSAPESEQFVSAPYVAADPGLYDYDSYDAGADAGEPQDPPRWPWVVGVMAIVAAVALVVSVSVLVTRTDTDSLATPQPTTTSLPPIQDEITTTTPPPPPPPPTEEPPPPPPETVTITEPPPPPPPPPPPAAEEPPPPPPATTEPPPPPPPTTTRAGPRQVTYSVTGTKAPGDIITVTYVDATGRSRTQRNVYIPWSLTVTPISQSEVGSVQASSLFLVSRLNCSITTSDGEVLSSNTNNAAQTSC; encoded by the coding sequence ATGAGCGGGCCGAATCCCCCCGGACGGGACTCAGGCGGCGCGGATCTCCCAGGTGAGGAGCCGGGCCAGCCCTCGTCTGAGGACCCCACCGCAGACGCGGCCGGTGCTGAGGGCGGCGCGTCCGGCCCCCCAGCCCAGGAAGAGTACCCACGGGCGTATTCGGCGCCCGAGTCCGAGCAGTTCGTCAGCGCGCCCTATGTGGCTGCCGACCCGGGACTCTACGACTACGACAGCTACGACGCGGGGGCGGACGCCGGGGAACCGCAGGATCCGCCGCGCTGGCCCTGGGTGGTCGGAGTGATGGCCATCGTCGCGGCCGTGGCCCTGGTCGTGTCGGTCTCGGTGCTGGTGACCCGGACCGACACCGACAGCCTGGCCACCCCACAGCCGACGACGACCTCGCTGCCGCCGATACAGGACGAAATCACCACGACCACACCACCACCTCCGCCGCCGCCCCCGACGGAGGAGCCACCGCCGCCACCCCCGGAGACGGTGACCATCACCGAGCCCCCGCCGCCACCACCACCGCCGCCGCCCCCGGCCGCCGAGGAGCCTCCGCCCCCGCCACCGGCGACCACCGAGCCGCCCCCTCCGCCGCCGCCGACGACCACCCGCGCGGGCCCACGCCAGGTGACCTATTCGGTCACCGGGACGAAGGCTCCCGGTGACATCATCACCGTCACCTACGTCGATGCGACCGGGCGGAGCCGGACCCAACGCAACGTCTACATTCCGTGGTCGCTGACCGTGACCCCGATTTCGCAGTCCGAAGTGGGGTCGGTGCAGGCGTCCAGCCTCTTTCTGGTGAGCAGACTGAACTGCTCGATCACGACGAGCGACGGTGAAGTGCTGTCCTCGAACACCAACAACGCCGCCCAGACCAGCTGTTAG